AGCGTGCCGCCCTCTTCGTAGCCCACATAGCCCGGGGGCGCACCGATCAGGCGGCTCACCGAGTGCTTCTCCATGAACTCGCTCATGTCGATGCGGATGAGGTGGTCTTCGCTGTCGAACAGGAAGCCGGCCAGCGCCTTGCACAGCTCGGTCTTGCCCACGCCAGTGGGGCCGAGGAACAGAAAGGAGCCGTACGGACGGTTCGGGTCCGACAGGCCGGCGCGTGAGCGACGGATGGCGTCCGACACGGCGACGATGGCCTCTTCCTGGCCCACCACGCGCTCGTGCAGCTTGTCCTCCATCGCCAGCAGCTTGTCGCGCTCGCCCTGCATCAGCTTGGACACGGGGATGCCGGTGGCACGCGCCACGACCTCGGCGATCTCTTCAGCGCCGACCTGGGTGCGCAGCAGCTGCGGACGATCGCCGGCCTTGCCCTTGGCGGATTCCTTTTCCTGCGCGTCCTTCAGGCGCTTTTCCAGCTCGGGCAGCTTGCCGTACTGGAGCTCGGCCACCTTGTTGAAATCGCCCTTGCGCTTGAACTCCTCAATCTGGAATCGGATCTTGTCGATCTCTTCCTTCACGGTGGCCGAACCCTGCGCCTGCGCCTTCTCGGCCTTCCAGACGTCTTCCAGGTCAGCGTATTCCTTCTGCAGGCGGGTGATCTCTTCGTTGATCAGCTCGAAGCGCTTCTGAGAGGCCTCGTCACGCTCGCGCTTGACGGCCTCGCGCTCGATCTTGAGCTGGATGAGGCGACGGTCCAGACGGTCGAGCGCCTCGGGCTTGGAGTCGATCTCGATCTTGATCTTGGCCGCGGCCTCGTCGATCAGGTCGATGGCCTTGTCCGGCAGGAAGCGGTCGGTGATGTAGCGGTTGGACAGCTCGGCCGCGGCCACGATGGCCGGGTCGGTGATCTCGACGCCGTGGTGCACCTCGTACTTTTCCTGCAGGCCGCGCAGGATGGCGATGGTGGCCTCCACCGTGGGTTCGCCCACGAGGATCTTCTGGAAGCGGCGCTCCAGCGCAGCGTCCTTCTCGATGTACTTGCGGTATTCGTCGAGCGTGGTCGCGCCGATGCAGTGCAGCTCGCCGCGCGCCAGGGCGGGCTTGAGCATGTTGCCCGCGTCCATCGCGCCATCGGCCTTGCCCGCACCGACCATGGTGTGGATCTCGTCGATGAACATGATGGTCTGGCCTTCGTCCTTGGCCACTTCCTTGAGCACGCCCTTGAGGCGCTCTTCGAAGTCGCCGCGGTACTTGGCCCCGGCCAGCAGCAGGGCCATGTCCAGCACCAGCACGCGCTTGTTCTTCAGCGAATCGGGCACCTCGCCGGCCACGATGCGCTGGGCCAGGCCTTCGACGATGGCGGTCTTGCCCACGCCGGGCTCGCCGATGAGCACGGGATTGTTCTTGGAGCGGCGCTGCAGCACCTGGATGGCGCGGCGGATTTCCTCGTCGCGGCCGATGACCGGGTCGAGCTTGCCCTGGCGAGCGCGCTCGGTCAGGTCCAGCGTGTACTTCTTCAGCGCTTCGCGCTGGCCTTCGGCTTCGGGGTTGTCCACCTTCTGGTCTCCACGGACGGCCTTGACGGCGGTTTCAAGCGCTTTGCGGGTAAGGCCATGGTCGCGCACCAGCGCGCCGGTGTCACCCTTGTGGTCGGTCAGCGCCAGCAGGAACATCTCGCTGGCGATGTAGGGATCACCGGCCTTGTGGGCTTCCTTCTCGGCGCCCTGCAACAGGCTGATGGTGTCGCGGCCAGCCTGAACCTGGTCGGCGCCCTGCACCTGGGGCAGCTTGTCGATCTGCTTTTCCAGCGCGGCCGCCAGGGGCTGCACCTTCACGCCGGCGCGTTCCAGCAGGGCCTTGGGGCCCTCTTCCTGGCGCAGCATGGCGAGCAGGATGTGGGCCGGCTCGATGTAGGGGTTGTCTCGGGTGACGGCCAGGCTCTGGGCCTCCGTCAGCGCTTCCTGAAATTTCGTGGTGAGTTTGTCGAGTCGCATGGGTACTCCTGGGGCACCGGGCATCGGTGCCGATGCGTCCAAGAGTGTGGGCAGACACGCCGCATTTCAAGCCCCCTGCTGCGCCGACGGCCTCCACGAGCGCCGCGGCTTGACGTCGGTCAAGCGGGTGGTGGGAGGCAGACGACCCGGTTGCGGCCCAGCCGCTTGGCCTCGTACAGGCTGGCATCGGCCCGGGCCAGACCCTCGTCGAGCGACTCGCCGCGGCCGTGGTAGGCCACGCCGATGCTGACCGTGACGCTCACCGACACCCCGCGCGCCCGGCACGGCGTGCCTTCCACCACACGGCGCAGCCGCTCGGCCACGCGCAGTGCCTCGCTTTCCAGCTTCACCGGCAGCAGCACGGTAAATTCCTCACCGCCGTAGCGGGCCAGCAAGGCGTCCTCGCGCAGGTGGTCGCGCAGCACCTGGGCCAGGTGGCGCAGGACCTCGTCACCGATCAGGTGCCCATGCCGGTCGTTGATGGCCTTGAAGTGATCGACGTCGATCATCAGCACCGCCGTGGCACGCGGCGGTTTGAGCTGCAGGGCCAGCATGCGTTCACCCAGTTCACGCAGCCCGCGCCGCGACAAGGTTCCCGTCAGGTCGTCGGACAGGGCCCGCGCACGAAGCTGGGCACTGAGCCGCTCGTTGACGATGGCAAACACCACCGCGGCCACCACCAGCGGCAGGATGGCGATGGCCAGGCCGGACCACGGCAGCAGCCACGCAGGCGCGTGCAGCCAGTGAGCCGGGTAAGGGCCTGGCACGGTGAGGGCATGGTTGAGCACCACCACCCAGTTCAGCGCAAAGCCGGCCGCCACGCCCAGCAATGACATTTCGGCGCCACTCACGCGCGGACTGCGCAGGATCAGCCAGCCTTGCTCCACGGCCAGGCCCACGCTGAGGACCGTGAACACCCAGCCGATCGTCAGCACGAAGTGTCGGTCGCCCGCCCACGCCCCGGCCCAGAGCACCGCGCCCGTGAGGAGTGTGAGCACCGTGCCCGCGACGGGAGAGGTGCGGCGCCCGTTGAGTTGCCGGAAAGCCCAGGCCAGCAAGGCCACGCCCATGCCGACGAAGCCGATGCCGAGTTGCAGGTAGCTCGCGCGCGCGGCATCCGGCATCAGGGGCAGGCCGGCCAGTGTGCCGAGGCAGGCAAACGCCCAGCGGTACAGGCTCAGGGCCTGGCGTATGCGCGGCTGGTCGGTCCGGACGAGCGAAACAAGCCCGAAGCCCACCAGCGCCCCCGCGCCGGCCGCCACGTAGCTGGTGTAGACGTCAATCGCGCCCATGGCTCAGGCCCACCAGTGCCGCGCCAGTCGCGCGCCCAGGAAGGCGCAGCCCAGCGCGCCGAGCACGTGGGCGGCTGTGTGCGCCACGGCAACCTCTGGCCGCCCCTTCTCGATCAGCGCCAGCGACTCGGCCGAGAAGCTGGAAAACGTCGTCAGCCCCCCGAGTCCGCCGGTGACGATCAGCAGCCGCAGTGTTTCATTCGACACGCGCCCGAAAAAGACGAACGCCAAGCCGGCCAGAAAGCCCCCGACCAGGTTGACGAACAGCGTGCCCAGCGGAAAGCCGACCCACAACGGGTTGAGCCACAGCGCAGCCAGCCAGCGCAGCCACGCCCCCACCACCGCGCCACCGGCTACAGCGAGGGCTTGCCAGACGTAGGCGCTCATGCAGGGCCCCCGGGCGCGTCGGGGCCAGACCAGCGCGCCGCCGCTGCGTCATCGCTGGCGCGCGCTTCCACCCAACGGCTGCCCTGCGCCGAGATTTCCTTCTTCCAGAACGGCGCCCGCGTCTTCAGCCAGTCCATCAGGAAAGCACAGCAGGCAAAGGCGTCTCCGCGGTGTGCAGAACTCACCGCCACCAGCACGATCTGGTCACCCAGCGCCAGCGGCCCCACGCGGTGGATCACCCGCACGCCGCGCACGTCAAACCGCTCGCGGGCGGTCACGATCAACTCGGCGATGCTGCGTTCCGTCATCCCGGGATAGTGTTCGAGCGACATCACAGGCTGCGAGATGGCTTGGTCCGGGGCAGATTGTGCTGCCCCGCCGGACTCATGCACCCATTCGCGCACCGTGCCGACAAAGCTCGCTACGGCCCCCACGCCCAGGTCTCCGGCGCGCAGGCGCGCCACCTCGGTGCTCAGGTCGAAGTCGTCGGTGCCGACGGTGACGCAGGACAACATGTCCTGCCAGGTGGGTGGCGTGGACATGGGCTTACCCCTCGGCGATCAGAGAAAGGAAGGCGAACGAAACTTCTGTGCGCATGGTGGCATCTTCGCAGAACAGCGTGCGGATCAACCCTGGCGGCTCGCCATCGCCGGCTGCAACAGCTCGGCCAGGGGCAGCCACCGCACCAGGTCGCCCGGCACCACGGTCTGGCCCGGCGCCAGGTCGACCAGGCCGTCCGCCCACGCCGCCGAGCTCAACACGCCCGAGCCCTGGTGCGGGTGCAGCACGGGCCGTCCATCGTCGCCCAGACGGGCGCGCACGAACTCGCGGCGCTTGTCGGCCTTCGGCCACGCAAAGCCAGCCGGCAGCATCAGCGGTCGGGGCAGGTGCCACCCCTCACCAGCCAGGCGGCTCAGCACCGGCCGCACGAGCAACAGAAAGGTCACATAGCTGGCCACCGGGTTGCCAGGCAGACCCATGTACAGCGCGTGCGTGCCATCGGTCCGGCGCAGCCGACCAAACACGAAGGGCTTGCCCGGCTTGATCGCCAAAGCCCAGAGCGCCAGTTCGCCCTCGGCCTGCACCGCCGCCCGCAGGTGATCCTCCTCGCCGACTGACACGCCACCGCTGGTGATGATCAGGTCGTGGTGGGCCGCTGCAGAGCGCAGGGCAGCCCGCGTGGCTTCCAGCTGGTCGGGCACGATGCCCAGGTCGCTCACCACGGCCCCGCATCCCTGCGCCAGGCCCATCAAGGTGTGACGGTTGCTGTTGTAGATGGCGCCTGGCGGCAGCGGCTCGCCGGGCATCACCAGTTCGTTGCCCGTCGTCAGCACGCCGAGACGCGGGCGGGCAAACACCGGAAGGTGGGCCGCGCCAACCGAGGCCGCCACGCCGAGGCCCGCAGCGGTGAGCCGCTGCCCCGCCGACAGCACGGTCTGCCCGCAACCGATGTCCTCGCCGCGGCGACGGATGTTCTGCCCCGCCTGCACGGGCTGGGTGAAGCGCACGGCTCCCTCGCCGGCCGACTCGGTGTGCTCCTGCATCACCACGGCACCCGTTCCCACGGGCACCGGTGCCCCGGTGAAGATGCGCGCTGTCTGCCCGGGCGCGAGCGTCACGCCAACCTGCCCCGCGGCAATCCGCTGCGCCACGGTCAGCACGCCGCCCGGCTGCGCCAGGGCCGGCAGGTCTTCCGCATGCACCGCATAGCCGTCCATGGCGCTGTTGTCGAGCGGGGGAACATCGACGGTCGAGGCCAGATCCTGTGCCAGCACCCGCCCCAGGGCGTCCACGCTGGCCACCGACTCGCGCTTCAGCACGCAGGCGTCCAGGTGCGTCTGCACCGCGGCGTGCAGGCGCCACCAGGCTTCGTCGAGCGGAGTGAGGGGTTGGAAGGCAGGTGGCACGGAGATCCTCGGCACAAAGTGAACGCGGCGTGATTGTGGCGCAGCGCACGTCCATCAGACGGCAACCCGGACTTGCGCCGCATCAAAACCCTGCTGCCCTTGCGCCGCGACCATCGGTGCATTCCTGTCGAACCGTGAGGACACCATGCATGACGCTGACCTGGCCCTGGGCACCCTGGCCCGCGCCATTCCCGGTGCGACCCGGGTCTTTCACCTGCACAACCTCGACTTCTGCACCGAAGCCGACCAGACGCTCCGGGCCGCGGCCCAGGCAAGGGGCCTGGACCTTGCCGTGATCGAAGCCGAATTGGCGGCCATCAAGCAGGCCGCCCGCACCCAGGTGAACTGGGCAAGGGCCAGCACGCCGGCGCTGGTGGAGCACCTGCTGGAGCGCTACCACGGCCACCACCGCGTCCAGCTGCCCGAATTGATGCGGCTGGCCCGGCAAGTGGAGGCCGTGCATGCCGACCATCCGGCCTGCCCACGGGGCCTCGTTTCGGTGCTCGAGGGACTGGGCACCGCGCTCGCACAGCACATGCAACTGGAAGAGGACTGCCTGTTCCCGCTGCTCGCCGATGGAGAAGCCCAGCAAGCCCAGGCCGCCATGAACGCCATGCAAAAGGTACACGAGGGCCATGCCAGCGCGCTGGTGCAGCTCGATCGGCTCACGCATGGCTTCACGGCGCCGGACGACGGATCGCCCGAGTGGCGAACCCTCTGCACCGCGCTGCGCCGGTTCAAGGAAGACCTGATGGAGCACATCTACCTGGAGCGCAACGTGCTCTTCGAGCGCGCCCGGAGGCTGGCAAGTTGAACCCGCCTGCGCCACGAAAAAAGCCTGCGCAGAGGCAGGCTTTCAAAGGGAGGCAGGCGAGGCTCAGTCCTGGCAGTGCTGGACGATGTAGTCCTTGACGGCCTGCGTGCTCTTGGGCACCACCACGAAGCGCTTGGGCAGGTCCTCCAGCCCGTCCAGGCCCTGGATCCAGCTCGGACGCTCGGGCTGACGGCCCGTGGCTTCCACGATGGTTTCGGCGAACTTGGCCGGCAGGGCTGTCTCCAGCACCAGCATCGGCACGCCGGCCGAGACGTGCTCACGCGCCACCTTCAGGCCATCGGCCGTGTGGGTGTCGATCATGATGCCGAAGCGCTCGAAGGTGTCCTTGATGGTGGCCAGGCGGTTGGCATGCGTGCTGGTGCCAGACACGAAACCGTAGCCCGGCACGCGGGCGAACTCCTCCGCCGTGAGCGTGAACACGCCGCGCTGCTCGACCTCGTCCTTGAACAGGGCCTTCACGCGGGCGCCATCGCGGCCCAGCAGGTCGAACACGAAACGCTCGAAGTTCGAGGCCTTGCTGATGTCCATCGAGGGCGACGAGGTCTCGTACGTTTCCGCCGAGCCCCGCACGCGGTAGGTGCCGGTGCGGAAGAACTCGTCCAGCACGTTGTTCTCGTTCGTGGCCACCACCAGCTTCTCGACCGGCAGACCCATCATGCGAGCGACGTGGCCGGCGCAGACGTTGCCGAAGTTGCCCGAGGGCACCGTGAAGCTGACCTTCTCGGCGTTCGACTTGGTGGCGTAGAAGTAGCCGGCGAAGTAGTACACGACCTGGGCCAGCAGGCGGGCCCAGTTGATCGAGTTGACCGTGCCGATCTTGTACTTGCGCTTGAACTCGAGGTCGTTCGAGACCGCCTTGACGATGTCCTGCGCGTCGTCGAACACGCCCTCCACCGCCAGGTTGTGGATGTTCGGGTCCTGCAGGCTGAACATCTGGGCCTGCTGGAACGGGCTCATGCGGCCGTTGGGGCTCAGCATGAACACGCGCACGCCCTTCTTGCCGCGCATGGCGTATTCGGCCGCGCTGCCGGTGTCGCCCGAGGTGGCGCCCAGGATGTTGAGCTGCTCGCCACGGCGACCCAGTTGGTATTCGAACAGGTTGCCCAGCAACTGCATGGCCATGTCCTTGAAGGCCAGCGTCGGGCCGTTCGACAGGGCTTCCAGCGCCAGACCGGGCTCGAGCGGCTTCAGCGGCGTGATCTCGTCAAAACCGTACACCGCCTTGGTGTAAGTCTTGGCCGTCAGGGCCTTCAGGTCGGCCGCCGGGATGTCGTCGATGTAGAGCGACAGGATCTCGAAGGCCAGCTCGGCGTACGACAGACCACGCCACTTCGACAGCAGCGCGTCATCGACCTTCGGGTAGGCCACCGGCAGGTACAGGCCGCCGTCCGGAGCCAGGCCTTCCAGCAGGATCTCCGAGAAGCCGCGCCGCGTCTGGTCACCGCGGGTGCTGATGTATTTCATGCCAACTCTTCCTTGCGCAGCTTGACGATCGGGGCGAGCACGGTCGGCAGGGACTGCATCGCAGCCAGCGCGGTGTTCATCGCGCCTTCCTTGGTGTCGTGTGTGAGGATGATGAGGTCGGTCTGGTTGCCGCCCTCGCCGCTCACTTCATCGGCCTCGCGCTGCAGCACCGCGTCGATGCTGATGCCCTGCTCGGCCAGGATGCTCGTGATGCGGGCCAGCACGCCGGTCTGGTCGGCCACGCGCAGGCGCAGGTAGAACGAGGTGACCACCTGCTCGATCGGCAGGATGGGCAGGCTGGACAGCGCATCGGGCTGGAAGGCCAGCGCCGGCACGCGCGACGCGGCAGGTGCCTGAACCTGGCGGGCGATGTCGACCAGGTCGGCCACCACGGCCGAGGCGGTCGGCTCGGAGCCGGCACCCTTGCCGTAATACATGGTGGTGCCCACGGCGTCGCCCTGCACCATCACGGCGTTCATCGCGCCTTCCACATTGGCGATCAGGCGGCGCATCGGCACCAGCGTCGGGTGGGTGCGCAGCTCGATGCCTTCGGCCTGGCGGCGCGCGATGCCCAGCAGCTTGATGCGGTAGCCCAGTTGCTCGGCGTACTTGATGTCGGTGGCCGACAGCTTGGTGATGCCTTCCACATGGGCCTTGTCGAACTGCACCGGCACGCCGAAGGCGATGGCGCTCATGATCGTGGCCTTGTGGGCGGCGTCCACGCCTTCGATGTCGAAGGTCGGGTCGGCTTCGGCGTAACCCAGACGCTGCGCTTCCTTCAGCACCACGTCGAAGTCCAGGCCCTTGTCACGCATCTCGGACAGGATGAAGTTCGTGGTGCCGTTGATGATGCCGGCCACCCACTGGATCTGGTTGGCCGTCAGGCCTTCACGCAGCGCCTTGATGATGGGGATGCCACCGGCCACGGCGGCCTCGAAGGCCACCATCACGCCCTTTTCACGGGCGGCGGCGAAGATCTCGGTGCCGTGCACGGCCAGCAGGGCCTTGTTGGCCGTGACCACGTGCTTGCCAGCCGCAATGGCTTCCAGCACCAGCGCCTTGGCGATGCCGTAGCCACCGATCAGCTCGACCACCACATCCACGTCCGGGCTCGCGATCACTTCGCGGGCGTCGGCCACCACCTTGGCGGCATCACCGACCACGGCCTTGGCGCGCTCGGTGTTCAGGTCGGCCACCATGGTGATCTCGATGCCCCGGCCAGCACGGCGACGGATCTCTTCCTGGTTGCGCTGCAGCACGGTGAAGGTGCCACCGCCGACGGTGCCGATGCCCAGCAGGCCGACGCGCACGGGACGCAGTTGTTCTTGGCTCATGTCGTTCTCTTCTCTCGCTGCGCGCGGCCTTGTGGGCGGCGCGGGTGGGTACAAAGGGGTAAGGGAGGTGCGGGCTCAGGCGTAGCGCTTGCGGTAACCATCCAGGAAGCGCGCAATGCGGCCCACGGCGTCGGTCAGGTCGTCGCTGTTGGGCAGGAAGACCAGGCGGAAGTGGTCAGGGTGGGCCCAATTGAAACCGGTGCCCTGCACGATCAGCACCTTCTCTTCGGCCAGCAACTCGTAAGCAAACTGCTGGTCGTCGGCGATGGGGTACATCTTGGGGTCGAGCCGCGGGAACATGTAGAGCGCGCCCTTGGGCTTGACCACGCTCACGCCCGGGATCTGGGTCAGCAGGTCATAGGCCAGATCGCGCTGCTTGCACAGCCGCCCGCCCGGCGCCACCAGGTCCTTGATGCTCTGGTAGCCCCCCAATGCGGTCTGGATGGCCAGCTGGCCCGGCGTGTTGGCGCACAGGCGCATCGAGGCCAGCATGTTCAGGCCTTCGATGTAGTCGCGGGCATGGCGCTTCTCGCCGGACACCACCATCCAGCCGGCACGGTAGCCGCACGAGCGGTAGTTCTTGCTCAGGCCGTTGAAGGTCAGGAACAGCACATCGTCGGCCAGCGAGGCCATCGAGGTGTGCACGGCGCTGTCGTACAGCGTCTTGTCGTAGATTTCGTCGGCCATCACGATGAGCTGGTGCTCGCGTGCGACCTGGATGATCTCTTTCAGCAGGCTCTCGGGGTAGAGCGCGCCCGTCGGGTTGTTCGGGTTGATGACGACGATGGCCTTGGTCTTCGGCGTGATCTTGGCGCGGATGTCGGCGATGTCGGGATACCAGTCGGACTGCTCGTCGCACAGGTAGTGCACCGGGCGGCCGCCCGACAGCGACACCGCCGCCGTGTACAGCGGGTAATCGGGTGCCGGCAGCAGCACCTCGTCGTCTTCATTCAGCAGCGCATTGAGCGCCATCACGATGAGTTCGGAGGCGCCATTGCCCAGGTAGACGTCGTCCACCGTGACGCCCTTGATGCCCTTTTCCTGGCAGTAGTGCACCACCGACTTGCGCGGCGCGAACAGGCCCTTGCTGTCGGTGTAGCCGGCCGCGCCCGACAGGTTGCGGATCATGTCCTGCACGATCTCGTCGGGCGGCTCGAGCCCGAACACGGCCAGGTTGCCGATGTTGAGCTTGATGATCTTGTGCCCGTCTTCTTCCATCTGGCGCGCCTTGTCCAGCACGGGCCCACGGATGTCGTAGCAGACGTTGGCAAGCTTGCTGGATTTGGCGATCGGCTTCAAAACAGGCTCCGTGGGAGTGCGTGGGGGCTCGGCAGGGCTTCCCTTTCCGTGCGCGACCGCAAAAGCGGCAAGCAGGCACAGACCGCGCTCAAATCGCGGCTTTTTCAGGGAAAGCTACAATTTAACCACACCCTCTCCCGGCCGGCGC
This is a stretch of genomic DNA from Aquabacterium olei. It encodes these proteins:
- the glp gene encoding gephyrin-like molybdotransferase Glp, encoding MPPAFQPLTPLDEAWWRLHAAVQTHLDACVLKRESVASVDALGRVLAQDLASTVDVPPLDNSAMDGYAVHAEDLPALAQPGGVLTVAQRIAAGQVGVTLAPGQTARIFTGAPVPVGTGAVVMQEHTESAGEGAVRFTQPVQAGQNIRRRGEDIGCGQTVLSAGQRLTAAGLGVAASVGAAHLPVFARPRLGVLTTGNELVMPGEPLPPGAIYNSNRHTLMGLAQGCGAVVSDLGIVPDQLEATRAALRSAAAHHDLIITSGGVSVGEEDHLRAAVQAEGELALWALAIKPGKPFVFGRLRRTDGTHALYMGLPGNPVASYVTFLLLVRPVLSRLAGEGWHLPRPLMLPAGFAWPKADKRREFVRARLGDDGRPVLHPHQGSGVLSSAAWADGLVDLAPGQTVVPGDLVRWLPLAELLQPAMASRQG
- a CDS encoding GGDEF domain-containing protein, giving the protein MGAIDVYTSYVAAGAGALVGFGLVSLVRTDQPRIRQALSLYRWAFACLGTLAGLPLMPDAARASYLQLGIGFVGMGVALLAWAFRQLNGRRTSPVAGTVLTLLTGAVLWAGAWAGDRHFVLTIGWVFTVLSVGLAVEQGWLILRSPRVSGAEMSLLGVAAGFALNWVVVLNHALTVPGPYPAHWLHAPAWLLPWSGLAIAILPLVVAAVVFAIVNERLSAQLRARALSDDLTGTLSRRGLRELGERMLALQLKPPRATAVLMIDVDHFKAINDRHGHLIGDEVLRHLAQVLRDHLREDALLARYGGEEFTVLLPVKLESEALRVAERLRRVVEGTPCRARGVSVSVTVSIGVAYHGRGESLDEGLARADASLYEAKRLGRNRVVCLPPPA
- the clpB gene encoding ATP-dependent chaperone ClpB, giving the protein MRLDKLTTKFQEALTEAQSLAVTRDNPYIEPAHILLAMLRQEEGPKALLERAGVKVQPLAAALEKQIDKLPQVQGADQVQAGRDTISLLQGAEKEAHKAGDPYIASEMFLLALTDHKGDTGALVRDHGLTRKALETAVKAVRGDQKVDNPEAEGQREALKKYTLDLTERARQGKLDPVIGRDEEIRRAIQVLQRRSKNNPVLIGEPGVGKTAIVEGLAQRIVAGEVPDSLKNKRVLVLDMALLLAGAKYRGDFEERLKGVLKEVAKDEGQTIMFIDEIHTMVGAGKADGAMDAGNMLKPALARGELHCIGATTLDEYRKYIEKDAALERRFQKILVGEPTVEATIAILRGLQEKYEVHHGVEITDPAIVAAAELSNRYITDRFLPDKAIDLIDEAAAKIKIEIDSKPEALDRLDRRLIQLKIEREAVKRERDEASQKRFELINEEITRLQKEYADLEDVWKAEKAQAQGSATVKEEIDKIRFQIEEFKRKGDFNKVAELQYGKLPELEKRLKDAQEKESAKGKAGDRPQLLRTQVGAEEIAEVVARATGIPVSKLMQGERDKLLAMEDKLHERVVGQEEAIVAVSDAIRRSRAGLSDPNRPYGSFLFLGPTGVGKTELCKALAGFLFDSEDHLIRIDMSEFMEKHSVSRLIGAPPGYVGYEEGGTLTEAVRRKPYSVVLLDEVEKAHPDVFNVLLQVLDDGRLTDGQGRTVDFKNTVIVMTSNLGSHHIMQMAGQPAEDIKDAVWVEVKQHFRPEFLNRIDEVVVFHALDQAHIESIAKIQLKGLEARIAQMDMKLDVSPAALVELAKVGFDPVFGARPLKRAIQQRIENPVAKLILKGQFGPKDVIPVDVDSKGEFSFARTVH
- the thrC gene encoding threonine synthase, producing the protein MKYISTRGDQTRRGFSEILLEGLAPDGGLYLPVAYPKVDDALLSKWRGLSYAELAFEILSLYIDDIPAADLKALTAKTYTKAVYGFDEITPLKPLEPGLALEALSNGPTLAFKDMAMQLLGNLFEYQLGRRGEQLNILGATSGDTGSAAEYAMRGKKGVRVFMLSPNGRMSPFQQAQMFSLQDPNIHNLAVEGVFDDAQDIVKAVSNDLEFKRKYKIGTVNSINWARLLAQVVYYFAGYFYATKSNAEKVSFTVPSGNFGNVCAGHVARMMGLPVEKLVVATNENNVLDEFFRTGTYRVRGSAETYETSSPSMDISKASNFERFVFDLLGRDGARVKALFKDEVEQRGVFTLTAEEFARVPGYGFVSGTSTHANRLATIKDTFERFGIMIDTHTADGLKVAREHVSAGVPMLVLETALPAKFAETIVEATGRQPERPSWIQGLDGLEDLPKRFVVVPKSTQAVKDYIVQHCQD
- a CDS encoding DUF542 domain-containing protein yields the protein MHDADLALGTLARAIPGATRVFHLHNLDFCTEADQTLRAAAQARGLDLAVIEAELAAIKQAARTQVNWARASTPALVEHLLERYHGHHRVQLPELMRLARQVEAVHADHPACPRGLVSVLEGLGTALAQHMQLEEDCLFPLLADGEAQQAQAAMNAMQKVHEGHASALVQLDRLTHGFTAPDDGSPEWRTLCTALRRFKEDLMEHIYLERNVLFERARRLAS
- a CDS encoding pyridoxal phosphate-dependent aminotransferase; translation: MKPIAKSSKLANVCYDIRGPVLDKARQMEEDGHKIIKLNIGNLAVFGLEPPDEIVQDMIRNLSGAAGYTDSKGLFAPRKSVVHYCQEKGIKGVTVDDVYLGNGASELIVMALNALLNEDDEVLLPAPDYPLYTAAVSLSGGRPVHYLCDEQSDWYPDIADIRAKITPKTKAIVVINPNNPTGALYPESLLKEIIQVAREHQLIVMADEIYDKTLYDSAVHTSMASLADDVLFLTFNGLSKNYRSCGYRAGWMVVSGEKRHARDYIEGLNMLASMRLCANTPGQLAIQTALGGYQSIKDLVAPGGRLCKQRDLAYDLLTQIPGVSVVKPKGALYMFPRLDPKMYPIADDQQFAYELLAEEKVLIVQGTGFNWAHPDHFRLVFLPNSDDLTDAVGRIARFLDGYRKRYA
- a CDS encoding homoserine dehydrogenase, producing MRPVRVGLLGIGTVGGGTFTVLQRNQEEIRRRAGRGIEITMVADLNTERAKAVVGDAAKVVADAREVIASPDVDVVVELIGGYGIAKALVLEAIAAGKHVVTANKALLAVHGTEIFAAAREKGVMVAFEAAVAGGIPIIKALREGLTANQIQWVAGIINGTTNFILSEMRDKGLDFDVVLKEAQRLGYAEADPTFDIEGVDAAHKATIMSAIAFGVPVQFDKAHVEGITKLSATDIKYAEQLGYRIKLLGIARRQAEGIELRTHPTLVPMRRLIANVEGAMNAVMVQGDAVGTTMYYGKGAGSEPTASAVVADLVDIARQVQAPAASRVPALAFQPDALSSLPILPIEQVVTSFYLRLRVADQTGVLARITSILAEQGISIDAVLQREADEVSGEGGNQTDLIILTHDTKEGAMNTALAAMQSLPTVLAPIVKLRKEELA
- a CDS encoding molybdenum cofactor biosynthesis protein MoaE; its protein translation is MSTPPTWQDMLSCVTVGTDDFDLSTEVARLRAGDLGVGAVASFVGTVREWVHESGGAAQSAPDQAISQPVMSLEHYPGMTERSIAELIVTARERFDVRGVRVIHRVGPLALGDQIVLVAVSSAHRGDAFACCAFLMDWLKTRAPFWKKEISAQGSRWVEARASDDAAAARWSGPDAPGGPA
- a CDS encoding CrcB family protein, with the protein product MSAYVWQALAVAGGAVVGAWLRWLAALWLNPLWVGFPLGTLFVNLVGGFLAGLAFVFFGRVSNETLRLLIVTGGLGGLTTFSSFSAESLALIEKGRPEVAVAHTAAHVLGALGCAFLGARLARHWWA